One window from the genome of Podospora pseudocomata strain CBS 415.72m chromosome 6, whole genome shotgun sequence encodes:
- a CDS encoding hypothetical protein (EggNog:ENOG503P3VZ; COG:T) → MSSNDNPPSPPTQPLPSASTFDTTTPPSQETDCPFCHISLTYPPYPHPPPAPESLSPTLTHPHPSTHLILSTPLLIAFLDIMPLSVGHLLLCPRAHRPKLTDVTPAESAELGKYLRILSTAVSRATGIKDWNVVQNNGAAAAQVVPHCHFHVIPRPELRDKRNERFTSTMFGRGQRDELDEEEGEKLAGEIREMVRVVVRDDEEREGRGKL, encoded by the coding sequence atGTCCTCCAACGacaaccccccatcaccacccacccaaccactcccctccgcctcaaccttcgacaccaccacccccccctctcaaGAAACCGACTGCCCCTTCTGTcacatctccctcacctaCCCCCCCtacccccatcctccccccgcccctgaatccctctccccaaccctaacccatccccacccatcaacccacctgatcctctccaccccccttttgATCGCCTTCCTCGACATAATGCCCCTCTCTGTaggccacctcctcctctgcccccgCGCCCACCGCCCAAAACTAACCGACGTCACCCCCGCCGAATCCGCCGAGCTGGGGAAGTACCTCCGGATCCTCTCGACAGCAGTCTCCAGAGCGACAGGCATCAAAGACTGGAACGTGGTGCAAAACAAcggagcggcggcggcgcaggTGGTGCCCCATTGCCATTTTCACGTTATCCCCAGGCCAGAACTGAGGGATAAGAGGAATGAGAGGTTTACTAGTACCATGTTTGGGCGTGGGCAGAGGGATgagttggatgaggaggagggggagaagctgGCGGGGGAGATtagggagatggtgagggtggtggtgagggatgatgaggagagggagggtagGGGCAAGTTGTAG
- a CDS encoding hypothetical protein (COG:S; EggNog:ENOG503NU9F), translating to MLSILRPIPRQVARISLRPFRSSSSIYSYPAISRSLATMASTKKTTKRYPLNVPGLSIPAIGLGTWQSSPGEVGKAVEAALRNGYRHIDTAFGYRNEKEVGQGIKASGVPREEIWLTTKLDNPWHKRVREGLEKSLENLGVEYVDLFLVHWPASIDPERQGENEGKGEVYQDWDFVDTWREMQKLVETGKVKAIGVSNFGIKNLERLLNDPSCKMVPAVNQIELHPGNPSPKLIAYNTAKGIHSSGYSPLGSSDSPLYTNDTIKAIAEAKGKTPQQVLLAWGVQKGWSVLPKSVTESRIKANFELDDWELTEEEVKKIDAIPDRFKVCGDDWLPIKVFFGDDE from the exons ATGCTCTCTATTCTGAGACCAATTCCCAGACAAGTAGCCAGGATAAGTCTCCGCCCTTTTCGATCTTCGTCTTCCATTTACTCATACCCGGCCATCTCGCGTTCGCTGGCAACAATGGCTTCGACTAAGAAGACAAC CAAACGGTATCCCCTCAACGTCCCAGGTCTCTCCATCCCAGCCATCGGCCTCGGAACCTGGCAATCCTCCCCCGGCGAGGTCGGAAAGGCGGTTGAGGCGGCTCTTCGGAATGGATACCGCCACATTGACACGGCCTTTGGGTATCGCAACGAGAAGGAAGTCGGGCAGGGGATCAAGGCGTCTGGCGTCCCCCGGGAAGAGATCTGGCTGACGACCAAGCTGGACAACCCCTGGCAcaagagggtgagggaggggttggagaagagccTGGAGAACTTGGGGGTGGAGTATGTCGATTTGTTCTTGGTGCACTGGCCGGCGAGTATTGATCCGGAGAGGCAGGGGGAGAATGAGGGCAAGGGGGAGGTGTATCAGGATTGGGATTTTGTCGATACCTGGAGGGAGATGCAAAAGCTGGTGGAGACGGGGAAGGTGAAGGCTATCGGGGTTAGTAATTTTGGGATTAAGAACCTGGAGAGGCTTCTTAATGATCCTTCTTGCAAG ATGGTCCCGGCCGTCAACCAAATCGAACTTCACCCTGGCAACCCCTCCCCTAAGCTGATCGCCTACAACACGGCCAAGGGGATTCACTCGTCGGGGTACTCCCCTCTCGGAAGCAGTGACTCGCCGTTGTACACCAACGACACGATCAAGGCTATTGCTGAAGCTAAAGGCAAGACGCCGCAGCAGGTGCTGCTCGCGTGGGGGGTTCAAAAGGGGTGGAGTGTCCTGCCCAAGAGCGTCACTGAGTCGAGGATCAAGGCCAACTTTGAGCTGGATGATTGGGAGTtgactgaggaggaggttaagAAGATTGATGCTATTCCTGACCGGTTCAAGGTGTGTGGGGATGATTGGTTGCCGATCAAGGTTTtctttggggatgatgagtaG
- the BUD7 gene encoding bud site selection protein (BUSCO:EOG0926142Y; COG:S; EggNog:ENOG503NWR4): MVAPAVPEVTEEVLHEAIEARTESLSSLRELGPPDLVHLVKQPLRQQTKQVGVYHHVTGVDASSSASLAAYINTLAYKEFGPSATTKTLEGTYCCYNAFSRVDMRVHAPFPGSVEAYCIDERGEKRKATDELWLETYLCSVLRAYSYADDGTGDAIRKIMCVRRFNPVTNTETEHRFLSAAEQLFFRGWSLGSDSVVQVPNVVSNHLTTGLIKYFHTTGRYASGINLFEKLRTQNVEVASLLAKVMFMGNEEVQGIRVLHEAIKEMPMDYVMLDTQAEFLLKKAETATTPEQREERLRLALGCADRSTIAAPSEFGTWARLAQVYVAMEDWENALTTLNSCPMFTYQDKDAPVMPEPKEYHLPTLPETRLDEIDSEPDFRYSEQIDPSLLGLRAATYRGTFKQAYAILTEMTAKIGWDQLLKIRSNVFVMEDEYREKQESSHYPANRNPSTDVLRGSPDPGVNGETAVGETEVAEKSEEAGQEADGENLAPPAAKGKPEDIERPSSAMDPDVVKKAEEKGSEDHSSRLNNKRLCERWLDSLFMVLYEDLRVYTIWRTQMAQYRAQSMQYKKSPEEWEILGSLAERLQHTDEAVEAYRACLGQRFSPKALAGILKVFMKTKLTRDAVAAVIRLVTWQYRWYSEFSPELLHTIRILIEDEGAVKIRSIIQATNLPQNVLDLTHHYAALCATFRSSGTEG; encoded by the exons ATGGTAGCGCCAGCGGTTCCCGA GGTCACGGAAGAGGTCCTGCACGAAGCAATTGAGGCTCGCACCGAGTCTCTGAGCTCCCTTCGTGAACTGGGCCCCCCTGAcctcgtccacctcgtcAAACAACCATTGAGACAACAAACCAAGCAAGTTGGGGTGTACCACCATGTCACCGGTGTAGATGCCTCGTCGTCAGCCAGTCTGGCTGCCTACATCAACACTCTTGCATACAAAGAGTTTGGCCCCTCGGCAACTACaaagacgctcgagggcaCCTACTG CTGCTACAATGCCTTCTCCCGAGTCGATATGCGCGTGCATGCCCCCTTTCCTGGTTCAGTAGAAGCTTACTGTATTGACGAGCGCGGCGAAAAGCGCAAGGCAACCGACGAGCTCTGGCTAGAGACATATCTCTGCAGTGTGTTGCGAGCCTATTCTTATGCCGACGATGGAACAGGTGATGCTATAAGGAAGATCATGTGCGTGAGACGGTTCAACCCCGTCACTAACACGGAGACCGAACATCGCTTCCTCAGCGCAGCCGAGCAGCTATTTTTCAGGG GCTGGTCGCTCGGGTCCGACTCGGTTGTACAGGTACCCAACGTTGTTTCGAACCATCTCACGACTGGTCTGATAAAATACTTTCACACTACCGGTCGCTACGCCTCGGGTATCAACTTGTTCGAGAAATTGCGCACGCAGAACGTTGAGGTTGCATCTTTGCTGGCCAAGGTCATGTTCATGGGCAACGAGGAGGTACAAGGCATCCGCGTCCTGCACGAAGCCATCAAGGAAATGCCCATGGATTATGTCATGCTGGACACGCAAGCCGAATTcctgttgaagaaggccgagacTGCCACCACTCCCGAACAGAGGGAAGAGAGACTACGGCTGGCTCTTGGCTGCGCCGACCGAAGCACCATCGCAGCACCAAGCGAGTTTGGAACATGGGCTAGACTCGCCCAGGTCTATGTGGCCATGGAAGATTGGGAAAATGCGCTGACGACACTCAACTCGTGCCCGATGTTTACCTACCAGGATAAGGATGCACCGGTCATGCCGGAGCCGAAGGAGTATCACTTGCCAACCCTCCCCGAGACGAGGCTAGACGAGATCGACAGTGAGCCCGATTTTCGTTACTCGGAGCAGATTGACCCGAGTCTCTTGGGCCTCCGCGCGGCCACGTATCGTGGCACCTTCAAGCAGGCCTACGCCATCTTGACCGAAATGACAGCCAAGATTGGCTGGGACCAGCTGCTCAAGATCCGGAGCAACGTCTTCGTCATGGAAGACGAGTACCGTGAGAAGCAGGAATCCTCGCATTACCCCGCGAACCGAAATCCTAGCACCGATGTTCTTCGCGGAAGCCCTGACCCAGGCGTTAACGGAGAAACTGCGGTGGGGGAGACTGAGGTGGCTGAAAAGAGCGAAGAAGCTGGCCAGGAAGCTGACGGTGAAAATCTGGCGCCACCAGCGGCCAAGGGAAAGCCCGAAGATATCGAGAGACCTTCGAGTGCCATGGACCCCGatgtggtgaagaaggcagAAGAGAAG GGTTCCGAGGACCACTCCTCCCGGCTTAATAACAAGCGGCTGTGTGAGCGTTGGCTTGACAGCCTTTTCATGGTACTCTACGAGGACCTCCGCGTCTACACAATATGGCGTACCCAGATGGCTCAGTACCGCGCTCAAAGCATGCAGTACAAGAAATCTCCTGAGGAGTGGGAGattcttggcagccttgccGAGCGCCTCCAGCACACGGACGAGGCTGTGGAGGCATACCGTGCCTGTCTCGGACAGCGGTTTAGCCCCAAGGCCCTTGCGGGTATCTTGAAGGTGTTTATGAAGACCAAGCTCACACGAGATGCGGTTGCGGCAGTCATCCGGCTGGTAACTTGGCAGTATAGGTGGTACAGCGAGTTCTCGCCCGAGCTGCTACACACAATTCGCATTCTcattgaggatgagggcgcCGTCAAGATTCGGAGCATCATTCAGGCCACCAACCTGCCGCAGAACGTCCTGGACCTCACGCACCACTACGCGGCGCTTTGTGCTACTTTCAGAAGCAGTGGCACAGAGGGTTAG
- the HIR3 gene encoding Histone transcription regulator 3 (EggNog:ENOG503NUPI; COG:K) — protein sequence MEKPHRTNANRFAAQPAFQAINVEPDEIVDEEIDNTRDIQVEDALKLFQTALKLHSQGPKFFDDAADAYNALFSSEIFKYPEAKTEYERAEAGEDGVLAVEPTFATVLDAAAAETDTLSNTLPQAFYLAYKNHGQFIVDRIRRKIRKAFVAKSAALEDPAVLEDARKALEDFSAALDRDPSDAELWRKTARIAAFLKSSRISRYSLEAAIELDDDPAVDEVEPPSLAEGYAGEDLKDQLQVLGDEMALGHPIMKPFVERGLPPMLKRYQDAIPFLPNPAKSLAVPKKQTTDVPPPRHVISAASSSWTELGAAMARFVEEEGLSGQAVFLETPDAADDEDIQMEIDMQLLPPDSSPPPDRSSECAVKDEQASGEQSEKPQAAEEESTPMVAEPASLGEATGKERALPSRKRSQSVAGLPDPPEEEAAEGKRSKRTRRRETGRRETAAEEIVDPARLLATQLQPLQAADQNLFQTTKNLLENLGVTDHVTLERIAEVLDSCASDDRMGKIQNLSTVDLRDSILQFDEENATVLLSKRERPQLSLSAFLEHTKSGSQRANEAPAFDETRGVRAFVEKINNGWYPVQDVVFEFFKIIMPTYTGTKWPDHTKTTLSDVITQFGSSIYERVTYELDLCLAKGDHEAHLELVKLVHMVFELYLDVYERTTNPNSTAEESTKVEIQLRVDKWMDLTTEVTRQRNPNTDDELSSRFLWAGVYATTLAKDTPRDHILNCWHSMYDHLLESSISEITLPNNAVMPEISTAAAEREISKLTTMDFFLGLFQEDMGDPTSVIDSLEPVLNPENVYITVPGTSEPNGTDGDHSWAKQQKLPLLECASQSLTDLWKFLKRSSTELRLLLWSRLGEAYGKISYATKQFSCFLRSIETIITDFEHADYLETPPEPRRALFMTMIKALDDLIIQSLHLALNDNSAFDIIDEEHLKSTLSALAKLSCLLHVAAMYEDETRIGMRPAPANNSTLRSFLNKLQEMQVRTWSLQYTMLKVGIQQHPDAFPNYENDLAEYLAAVHQVLGLRKSCKSSNKIFLKMMRVELLKQRNIENWEDYLGQVLYDLHGLKLGVGIWEVQEHGCEPENLEKRQALQLVEKITVLANRMSMKDLLKSDLKTTIERMQQAIGTTKSNPQMTHNLRNYTEYLKTPIHPLHLFQALDGSIDLDAVTINTVDSAPAKHGWYFLLGMIGLTKFKGVELARRQTPGATDDLRIGATYLRLQLQFTPDRWDAWFRLAECFDYELDESVLWSADKMNKDRAELVKFQRSSIHCYTLALSHSYAWSADPHAYGASEDEKEALNDMYREFGMRMYASSREPFAMEPFKHSDQERWFIEPEGIETFRRIRHNEMTDYQVWKFAAHLFRKAMEGKPKEWKNPYMVAKCLWKMYTKAPEELDENTRRHRPTVKMILKALEKTVEVVSALPKPRSGQDPILEPHYKIVSVVDKLVRRGDLPRQEAADLLQRQPYAIDRGKPVTVDTPEEWEAYIIRCLRYLRDKDKSNWQHRIIMRHARVLFPDSVDENDPANVDAAKAAFAVLRENMFTKTMVMNVWKCEAERSGRHYVYTWRYIKYVAKILAALNDRTNLEAVLRRIRKRGADFYYFNELWQYCVQIYLKLIRQTFDVPSAGEDAFKTLNTEEFDVVGEKITEWATTPAAESHPALNAMKEAVELKKLNSNLMKAGPIDDLITDCYSTIYLDVRPELPRPAEHSTETQPGEDSSQQPPPSASQDGVGVGVPAAELKSKLLQNLVAQEEKTVLGSLRAVSEQPDRSEKASVAGDAAPRSHRLGVRRPNILRKADDAVQAVLRVAEAPKWAVSGASRGRGKNGRTPRESEDEEGEEGGEEEGEDVEMKGSGAAAGGHSRKASKASKASNNAGGVVGVGSERSTPGPGGWNDDDDDESDLSDVPPDYEDDIPESLLFPSLGKVAKVESEGEDEEEGEEEEGETVMEGEETVMEEGDQTAELGDDNMEEDEEGEEEEDEGEETHAEDGPDEEMVDTEMEDVGPRSDHEDEVVDEVEEGEQADDEDDEDEEDGEEEEDEDDDEDEAEEAEEEEEEDGHERPVEMAEAGDGEDDEEATEDEGPEQDVE from the coding sequence ATGGAGAAACCACACAGAACCAATGCTAATCGCTTCGCCGCCCAGCCCGCATTTCAAGCAATCAATGTCGAACCCGACGAAATCGTCGATGAGGAGATCGACAACACTCGAGATATCCAGGTGGAAGATGCCCTGAAGCTATTCCAAACCGCCCTCAAACTACACTCGCAAGGCCCCAAGTTCTTCGATGACGCGGCCGACGCCTACAACGCCCTTTTCAGCTCCGAAATCTTCAAATATCCAGAGGCAAAGACCGAGTACGAGCGGGCCGAAGCGGGCGAAGATGGCGTCCTGGCTGTTGAGCCCACGTTTGCGACAGTGCTCGATGCCGCTGCCGCAGAGACCGACACCCTGAGCAACACCCTCCCACAAGCCTTCTACCTCGCGTACAAAAACCACGGCCAGTTTATCGTCGATCGGATTAGGCGCAAGATCCGAAAAGCTTTCGTGGCCAAGTCGGCCGCTCTTGAGGATCCAGCTGTGTTGGAAGATGCCAGGAAGGCACTGGAGGATTTCAGCGCCGCGCTCGACCGTGACCCCTCAGACGCCGAGTTATGGAGAAAAACCGCCCGCATCGCTGCTTTCCTGAAGAGCAGCCGGATTAGTCGCTACAGCTTGGAGGCTGCCATCGAATTGGACGATGACCCTGCGGTGGACGAGGTGGAGCCCCCTTCGCTGGCAGAAGGATATGCGGGCGAGGATCTCAAAGACCAGCTTCAAGTGTTAGGGGATGAAATGGCGCTGGGCCATCCGATAATGAAGCCCTTTGTGGAACGAGGACTTCCTCCTATGCTGAAACGGTATCAAGATGCAATACCCTTTCTTCCGAATCCTGCAAAGTCATTGGCTGTGCCCAAGAAACAGACAACAGATGTCCCACCCCCACGACATGTTATTTCTGCCGCGAGCTCCTCCTGGACAGAGCTGGGTGCGGCCATGGCGCGTTtcgtcgaggaagaggggcTTTCAGGACAGGCGGTGTTTTTGGAAACTCCAGATGCggccgacgatgaggacatcCAGATGGAAATAGATATGCAACTTTTGCCTCCGgattcctcgcctcctcccgaCAGGTCATCTGAATGTGCTGTGAAAGACGAACAAGCTTCGGGCGAGCAATCCGAGAAACCACAAGCGGCGGAGGAAGAATCCACGCCAATGGTGGCAGAGCCGGCATCCCTGGGTGAAGCAACGGGCAAGGAGCGTGCTTTGCCTTCCAGGAAGCGTTCTCAGTCAGTTGCTGGGCTTCCCGATCCCCCGGAAGAAGAGGCGGCCGAGGGCAAGCGGAGCAAGCGGACTCGACGGCGGGAAACAGGGCGACGAGAAACAGCGGCGGAAGAGATTGTGGATCCTGCCCGGCTTCTCGCGACGCAATTGCAACCGTTACAGGCCGCTGACCAGAATCTGTTTCAAACGACCAAGAATCTTCTGGAGAATCTTGGAGTAACGGACCATGTGACACTGGAAAGAATAGCTGAGGTCCTTGATTCGTGTGCGTCTGACGACCGGATGGGGAAGATTCAGAATCTATCAACCGTTGATCTTCGAGATTCGATTCTCCagtttgacgaggagaaTGCCACTGTCCTGCTAAGTAAGCGTGAGCGCCCGCAGCTCAGTCTCTCGGCCTTCCTTGAGCACACCAAGTCAGGGTCTCAGCGAGCAAATGAGGCCCCGGCGTTCGATGAGACCCGGGGCGTTCGAGCTTTTGTTGAAAAGATCAACAATGGATGGTACCCCGTTCAAGACGTGGTGTTTGAGTTTTTCAAGATCATTATGCCTACATACACTGGGACCAAATGGCCAGACCACACCAAGACAACGCTGTCGGATGTTATCACACAGTTTGGCTCCAGCATATACGAGAGGGTCACCTACGAGCTCGACTTGTGCCTTGCGAAGGGCGACCATGAGGCGCATCTTGAGTTAGTCAAGCTGGTACATATGGTGTTTGAACTCTACCTGGACGTCTATGAAcgcaccaccaaccctaACAGCACGGCGGAAGAAAGCACCAAGGTTGAGATTCAGCTGCGTGTGGACAAGTGGATGGACCTCACGACGGAAGTCACAAGACAACGGAATCCAAACACAGACGACGAGCTCTCGTCACGCTTCCTGTGGGCTGGAGTGTATGCCACAACATTGGCGAAAGACACACCACGAGATCATATCCTCAACTGCTGGCACAGCATGTACGATCATCTTCTCGAGTCCTCCATCAGCGAAATCACATTGCCCAACAACGCTGTTATGCCCGAAATTTCAACCGCTGCTGCCGAACGCGAGATATCAAAGTTGACGACGATGGACTTCTTCTTGGGTCTCTTCCAGGAGGACATGGGTGATCCAACCTCTGTGATTGACAGTCTAGAACCGGTTTTGAACCCGGAAAATGTTTACATCACGGTGCCTGGCACGTCGGAGCCAAATGGAACCGACGGTGACCACTCATGGGCAAAGCAACAGAAGTTGCCGCTCTTGGAGTGCGCAAGCCAGAGTCTGACGGACTTGTGGAAGTTCCTCAAGCGAAGCAGCACGGAGCTCAGGCTGTTGCTATGGTCACGACTGGGCGAGGCGTACGGCAAGATTAGCTATGCGACCAAACAGTTCTCGTGCTTTTTGAGGAGCATcgaaaccatcatcaccgactTTGAACATGCAGATTACCTCGAGACACCACCCGAACCAAGGAGGGCCCTGTTTATGACCATGATCAAGGCGCTGGATGATCTGATCATACAATCATTGCACTTGGCCTTGAACGACAACAGCGCATTCGACATCATTGATGAGGAGCATTTGAAGTCAACCCTCTCGGCCCTCGCCAAACTCAGCTGCCTCCTTCATGTAGCAGCCATGTACGAGGACGAGACTCGCATCGGGATGAGACCGGCACCGGCCAACAACTCAACTCTACGATCGTTCCTCAACAAGCTTCAGGAGATGCAGGTGAGAACTTGGTCCCTTCAGTATACCATGCTCAAGGTCGGCATTCAGCAGCATCCAGACGCTTTCCCCAACTACGAAAACGACTTGGCCGAGTACCTGGCGGCCGTTCATCAAGTTCTCGGTCTGCGCAAGAGCTGCAAGTCGTCCAACAAGATCTTCCTCAAGATGATGCGGGTGGAGCTCCTGAAGCAGAGGAACATTGAGAACTGGGAAGATTACCTGGGGCAGGTCCTTTACGATCTGCACGGCTTGAAGCTCGGAGTTGGTATCTGGGAGGTTCAGGAGCATGGCTGCGAGCCTGAGAATCTCGAGAAGCGCCAGGCTCTGCAGCTTGTCGAGAAGATCACCGTCCTTGCCAACAGGATGTCGATGAAGGATCTCCTGAAATCGGATCTCAAGACCACGATTGAGCGGATGCAGCAGGCGATTGGGACTACCAAGTCCAATCCCCAGATGACGCACAATCTGCGCAATTACACCGAGTACCTCAAGactcccatccaccccttgCACCTCTTCCAGGCGCTCGACGGCAGTATCGACCTCGACGCCGTCACCATTAACACCGTGGACAGCGCTCCCGCCAAGCACGGGTGgtacttcctcctcggcatgaTCGGTCTAACCAAATTTAAGGGCGTCGAGCTCGCGCGGCGCCAAACACCGGGCGCTACTGACGATCTCCGCATTGGCGCCACGTACCTGCGCCTCCAGCTTCAGTTCACCCCCGACCGTTGGGATGCGTGGTTCCGTCTGGCCGAGTGCTTCGACTATGAGCTGGACGAGTCTGTCCTCTGGAGCGCGGACAAGATGAACAAGGACCGGGCTGAGCTGGTGAAGTTCCAGCGAAGCTCTATCCACTGTTACACGCTGGCGTTGTCGCATTCGTATGCCTGGTCGGCTGACCCGCACGCGTATGGGGCTTCAGAAGATGAGAAGGAGGCGCTGAACGACATGTACCGCGAGTTTGGCATGCGGATGTATGCCTCCAGCCGGGAGCCGTTTGCGATGGAGCCGTTCAAGCACTCTGATCAGGAGAGGTGGTTTATCGAGCCAGAAGGGATCGAGACTTTCCGACGGATTCGTCACAACGAGATGACAGACTATCAGGTCTGGAAGTTTGCGGCTCACCTGTTCCGCAAGGCGATGGAGGGCAAGCCAAAGGAGTGGAAGAACCCTTACATGGTGGCGAAGTGCCTGTGGAAGATGTACACCAAGGCGcccgaggagctggatgagaACACTCGCCGGCATCGTCCCACAGTGAAGATGATTCTGAAGGCGCTCGAGAAGAcagtggaggtggtgtcggcGTTGCCGAAGCCTCGCAGTGGTCAGGATCCGATTCTCGAGCCGCACTACAAGATTGTCTCTGTGGTTGACAAGCTGGTTCGTCGGGGGGATTTACCCCGTCAAGAGGCTGCTGATCTTCTTCAGCGTCAGCCGTACGCTATCGACAGAGGGAAACCAGTTACGGTCGATACCCCtgaggagtgggaggcgTACATTATCCGGTGCTTGCGGTACTTGCGAGACAAGGATAAGTCCAACTGGCAACATCGCATTATCATGCGGCATGCTCGGGTGCTCTTTCCCGACTCCGTGGACGAGAACGACCCTGCCAACGTCGACGCCGCCAAGGCAGCCTTTGCCGTCTTGAGAGAAAACATGTTCACCAAGACCATGGTGATGAACGTCTGGAAGTGTGAAGCCGAGCGTTCTGGTCGGCACTACGTCTACACCTGGCGCTACATCAAATATGTCGCCAAAATCCTCGCCGCCCTGAACGACAGAACCAACCTCGAGGCTGTCCTCCGACGTATTCGCAAGCGCGGCGCTGACTTTTACTACTTCAACGAGCTCTGGCAGTACTGTGTCCAAATCTACCTCAAGCTGATCAGGCAAACCTTCGACGTCCCCTCCGCCGGCGAGGACGCCTTTAAGACGTTGAATACCGAAGAATTCGACGTCGTAGGCGAGAAAATCACCGAGTGGGCCACCACGCCCGCAGCAGAATCCCACCCTGCCCTCAACGCAATGAAGGAAGCGGTCGAGCTGAAGAAGTTGAACTCCAACCTCATGAAGGCGGGTCCCATCGACGACCTCATCACAGACTGCTACTCAACCATCTACCTCGATGTCAGACCTGAGCTGCCCCGGCCAGCTGAACATAGCACCGAAACACAACCGGGTGAAGATTCCtctcagcaaccaccaccgtccgCTTCTCaagacggggttggggttggggttccGGCGGCGGAACTCAAAAGCAAGCTCCTCCAGAACCTGGTcgcccaagaagaaaagaccgTTCTCGGCTCGTTGCGGGCGGTGTCGGAGCAGCCTGACCGTTCTGAAAAAGCGTCCGTGGCAGGGGATGCAGCACCGCGAAGCCACAGACTGGGTGTTCGTCGGCCGAACATCCTGCGCAAGGCGGACGATGCCGTGCAGGCTGTTTTGCGGGTTGCTGAGGCGCCAAAGTGGGCGGTTAGCGGTGCCTCCCGCGGCAGAGGTAAAAATGGGCGGACGCCAAGGGagagcgaggatgaggagggggaggaggggggggaggaggagggggaggatgtggagatgAAGGGTTCCGGTGCTGCTGCGGGTGGACATTCAAGGAAGGCGAGTAAGGCGAGTAAGGCGAGTAATAatgctgggggggttgtgggtgtTGGGAGCGAAAGGTCGACTCCTGGGCCCGGGGgttggaatgatgatgatgacgatgagagTGACTTGAGTGATGTGCCGCCGGATTATGAGGATGATATTCCGGAGAGTCTGCTGTTTCCCAGTTTGGGGAAGGTTGCTAAGGTGGAgagcgagggggaggacgaggaggaaggggaggaggaggaaggggaaacGGTcatggaaggggaggagacggtcatggaggagggggatcaGACTGCTGAATTGGGGGATGATAatatggaggaggacgaggagggagaagaggaggaggatgaaggagaagagacCCATGCTGAAGATGGACCAGATGAGGAAATGGTGGATACCGAGATGGAAGATGTGGGACCTCGATCTGATcatgaggacgaggtggtggatgaggtggaggagggggagcaggctgatgatgaggatgatgaggatgaagaagatggggaggaggaggaagacgaggacgatgatgaggatgaggcggaagaggctgaggaagaagaggaggaggacgggcATGAGCGGCcggtggagatggcggaggctggtgatggggaggatgatgaagaggctactgaggatgaggggccAGAGCAGGATGTCGAGTAG
- a CDS encoding hypothetical protein (COG:O; EggNog:ENOG503P3WQ) codes for MSSSKRITKELNDCLTSPPPSITITLPSESNISLWHITLTAPPESIYSGGKFGLIVQFPPEYPFKPPTITFATRIYHPNITNETNGSICLSLLKTDNWKPSTKIVTVLEAIRQLLVEPQPDDPLETRIAEQYKNERKEFEKEARAYVGRYAKGPVKFGTEAGAATTGGEGPQQQQQVS; via the exons ATGTCTTCGTCCAAGAGAATCACCAAG GAGCTAAACGACTgcctcacctccccacccccctccatcaccatcaccctcccctcggAATCCAACATCTCACTCTGGcacatcaccctcaccgcaCCCCCGGAATCAATCTACTCCGGCGGTAAATTCGGCCTGATTGTGCAGTTTCCCCCAGAATACCCCTTCAAacctcccaccatcaccttcGCAACCCGCATCtaccaccccaacatcaccaacgagACAAACGGCTCCATCTGCCTTTCGTTGCTCAAAACAGACAACTGGAAGCCGTCAACCAAGATTGTCACTGTGCTGGAGGCGATTAGACAACTGCTTGTCGAGCCGCAGCCGGATGACCCATTGGAAACAAGAATCGCGGAGCAGTACAAGAatgagaggaaggagttcgagaaggaggcgagggcgtATGTGGGGAGGTATGCCAAGGGGCCGGTGAAGTTTGGCACCGAGGCGGGGGCGGCGACgactgggggggagggaccacagcagcaacaacaggtgTCTTAG